One part of the Sesamum indicum cultivar Zhongzhi No. 13 linkage group LG14, S_indicum_v1.0, whole genome shotgun sequence genome encodes these proteins:
- the LOC105176785 gene encoding probable acyl-activating enzyme 5, peroxisomal has protein sequence MDQLKPSPANSSPLTPLHFLERAATVYADCPSIIYNSTTYTWANTYQRCLKMASSISSLGIRRGDVVSVVAPNIPAMYELHFAIPMAGAVLNTVNLRLDSRTISVIFRHAQSKLVFVDYQSESVVLEALSLFPPNCERPLIVLMADDGEYGIRSSKSHLHGNYEEMILNGDPDFDWVRPESEFDPLTLNYTSGTTSSPKGVVHSHRGIFIGAVDSLIEWSVPKEPVYLWTLPMFHVNGWSYTWGMAASGGTNVCLRKFDAAAIYAAIHKYNVTHMCGAPVVLNMLSNVPHGKPLEKPVYILTGGAPPPAAVLLRIESLGFVITHGYGMTETAGLVVCCTWKKKWNKFPAAEKARIKARQGVRTPGMAAVDVIDPESGKSVARDGKTLGEIVLRGSCITLGYLKNPEANAKAMRNGWFYTGDVGVIHPDGYLEIKDRSKDVIISGGENLSSVDVESVLYRHPSVNEAAVVARPDEFWGETPCAFLSLKEGVTKKPTEEEVVAFCRSNLPHYMVPKTVVFKEELPKTSTGKIQKFVLRELAKAMGSITRSRI, from the coding sequence ATGGATCAGCTGAAGCCAAGTCCTGCCAATTCCAGCCCACTGACGCCCCTCCATTTCCTGGAGAGAGCTGCCACTGTTTATGCCGACTGCCCTTCCATCATTTACAACTCCACAACCTACACATGGGCCAACACCTATCAGAGGTGCTTGAAAATGGCGTCTTCCATTTCATCTTTAGGCATCAGACGGGGCGACGTTGTTTCTGTGGTTGCCCCCAACATCCCCGCCATGTACGAGCTCCATTTCGCTATCCCCATGGCCGGCGCCGTGCTCAACACCGTCAACCTCCGCCTCGATTCCCGCACGATCTCTGTCATCTTCCGGCATGCCCAGTCAAAGCTTGTTTTCGTCGATTACCAGTCGGAATCTGTAGTACTCGAAGCTCTGTCTTTGTTCCCACCTAATTGTGAGAGGCCTTTGATTGTCCTTATGGCAGATGATGGTGAATATGGAATCCGGTCATCGAAAAGCCATCTGCATGGGAACTACGAGGAGATGATTTTGAATGGTGATCCGGATTTTGATTGGGTTCGCCCGGAGAGTGAATTTGATCCTTTAACTTTGAATTACACCTCCGGCACCACCTCGTCGCCCAAAGGCGTCGTTCACAGCCATCGTGGAATCTTCATCGGTGCCGTGGATTCGTTGATCGAATGGTCAGTCCCGAAAGAGCCCGTTTACTTGTGGACTCTGCCGATGTTCCACGTCAATGGGTGGAGCTACACCTGGGGCATGGCGGCCTCCGGCGGAACCAACGTTTGCCTCCGCAAATTCGACGCTGCTGCAATCTATGCCGCCATCCACAAATACAATGTAACCCACATGTGCGGGGCGCCGGTGGTGCTCAACATGCTGTCGAATGTCCCCCACGGAAAGCCCCTAGAAAAGCCCGTCTATATTTTGACAGGAGGAGCGCCTCCACCTGCGGCGGTGCTGCTCCGAATCGAATCGCTCGGGTTCGTCATCACTCACGGATACGGGATGACAGAGACGGCAGGGCTGGTGGTTTGCTGCACttggaagaagaaatggaACAAATTTCCGGCGGCTGAGAAGGCCAGAATCAAAGCTCGACAGGGAGTCAGAACTCCGGGAATGGCGGCAGTTGATGTGATAGATCCTGAATCAGGGAAAAGCGTGGCACGAGATGGAAAAACTTTAGGCGAAATTGTACTGAGAGGAAGCTGTATAACGCTCGGATACCTGAAAAACCCGGAGGCCAACGCGAAAGCCATGAGAAATGGCTGGTTTTACACCGGTGACGTCGGGGTGATACACCCCGACGGGTACCTGGAAATCAAGGATCGATCCAAGGACGTCATCATCAGCGGCGGAGAGAACCTGAGCAGTGTGGATGTGGAATCGGTTCTGTACAGGCACCCGTCTGTGAACGAGGCGGCGGTGGTGGCTCGACCGGACGAATTCTGGGGCGAAACCCCGTGTGCCTTCCTCAGCTTGAAGGAAGGGGTCACCAAGAAGCCAACggaggaggaggtggtggcGTTTTGCCGGTCAAACCTGCCGCACTACATGGTGCCGAAGACGGTGGTGTTCAAGGAGGAGCTGCCGAAAACTTCCACCggaaaaatacagaaatttgTTCTCAGAGAGCTGGCCAAAGCAATGGGATCCATCACGAGGAGCAGGATATAG
- the LOC105176786 gene encoding LOW QUALITY PROTEIN: probable acyl-activating enzyme 5, peroxisomal (The sequence of the model RefSeq protein was modified relative to this genomic sequence to represent the inferred CDS: inserted 1 base in 1 codon): MDQLKPSPPNSSPLTPLGFLERAATVYADCPSIIYKSTTYTWAETYLRCLKMASSISSLGIRRGDVVSVVAPNIPAMYELHFAIPMAGAVLNTVNLRLDSRTISVILRHAQSKLVFVDYQSESVILEALSLFPANSERPLIILIVDDGESGIPSSKSDMYGNYEEMILNGDANFDWVRPESEFEPLTLNYTSGTTSSPKGVVHSHRGTFIVTLDSLIEWSVPKEPVYLWTLPMFHANGWSYTWGMAAXAPAAIYAAIREYKVTHMCGAPVVLNMLTNVPDGKPLERPVYIMTAGAPPPAAVLLRTESLGFVVSHGYGLTETGGLVVCCTWKKKWNKFPAAEKARIKARQGVRTPGMAEVDVIDPQSGKSVKRDGKTLGEIVLRGSCVMLGYLKDPEATAKAMKNGWFYTGDVGVMQPDGYLEIKDRSKDVIISGGENLSSVEVESILYTHPAVNEAAVVARPDEFWGETPCAFLSLKEGVKEKPTEKEVVAFCRSKLPHYMVPKTVVIKEELPKTSTGKIQKFVLREMAKAMGSTRTSRM; the protein is encoded by the exons ATGGATCAACTGAAGCCAAGTCCTCCCAATTCCAGCCCGTTGACGCCCCTCGGTTTCCTGGAGAGAGCTGCCACTGTGTACGCCGACTGCCCTTCCATCATTTACAAGTCCACCACCTATACATGGGCCGAAACCTATCTCAGGTGCTTGAAAATGGCGTCTTCCATTTCATCTTTGGGCATCAGACGGGGCGATGTTGTTTCTGTGGTTGCCCCCAACATTCCCGCCATGTACGAACTCCatttcgccatccccatggcCGGCGCCGTGCTCAACACAGTCAACCTCCGCCTCGATTCCCGCACGATCTCCGTCATCCTTCGCCATGCCCAGTCGAAGCTAGTTTTCGTCGATTATCAGTCGGAATCTGTTATACTTGAAGCTCTATCTTTGTTCCCAGCTAATTCTGAGAGGCCTTTGATTATCCTTATAGTAGATGATGGTGAATCGGGAATCCCGTCATCGAAAAGCGATATGTACGGGAACTACGAGGAGATGATTTTAAATGGCGATGCGAATTTCGATTGGGTTCGGCCCGAGAGTGAATTTGAACCTTTGACTTTGAATTACACCTCCGGCACCACCTCGTCCCCGAAAGGGGTCGTTCATAGCCACCGTGGAACTTTCATCGTTACCTTGGATTCGTTGATCGAATGGTCAGTCCCAAAAGAGCCCGTTTACTTGTGGACTCTGCCGATGTTCCACGCCAACGGGTGGAGCTACACCTGGGGAATGGCGG CCGCCCCCGCCGCAATCTACGCCGCCATACGGGAATACAAAGTGACCCACATGTGCGGAGCGCCGGTGGTGCTCAACATGCTGACGAATGTCCCCGATGGAAAGCCCCTGGAAAGGCCGGTCTACATTATGACAGCAGGAGCGCCGCCGCCCGCGGCGGTGCTGTTGCGAACCGAGTCGCTCGGGTTCGTCGTCAGTCACGGATACGGGCTGACAGAGACGGGAGGGCTGGTGGTTTGCTGCACATGGAAGAAGAAATGGAACAAATTTCCGGCGGCAGAGAAGGCCAGAATAAAAGCACGACAGGGAGTCAGAACTCCAGGAATGGCGGAAGTTGATGTGATCGATCCCCAATCAGGGAAGAGTGTGAAACGAGATGGAAAAACTTTAGGTGAAATTGTACTGAGAGGAAGCTGTGTAATGCTTGGATACCTTAAAGACCCGGAGGCCACAGCGAAAGCCATGAAAAACGGCTGGTTTTACACCGGCGACGTCGGGGTGATGCAACCCGACGGGTACCTGGAAATCAAGGACCGATCCAAGGACGTCATCATCAGCGGTGGGGAGAACCTGAGCAGCGTGGAGGTAGAATCGATTCTGTACACCCACCCGGCTGTGAACGAGGCGGCGGTGGTAGCGCGGCCAGACGAATTCTGGGGCGAAACCCCGTGTGCCTTCCTGAGCTTGAAAGAAGGGGTGAAGGAGAAGCCAACGGAGAAGGAGGTGGTGGCGTTTTGCCGGTCAAAACTGCCGCACTACATGGTGCCGAAGACGGTGGTGATCAAGGAGGAGCTGCCGAAAACTTCCACCGGAAAAATACAGAAGTTTGTACTTAGAGAGATGGCCAAAGCAATGGGATCCACCAGAACGAGTCGGATGTAG